A stretch of the Bacillus anthracis str. Vollum genome encodes the following:
- a CDS encoding glycosyltransferase family 39 protein, protein MERFSGLFSTFSTRAIYGIYSFFVAILIFDYFSDTQKYNYVMILVGVLLLCTIGNFILSSGSLYLERVNEKICFFVLLIICLAVKTAWIVTYKIDPIGDYEAFFNTAKALGDNFVIHDRYVALFPHIFGYASFLSIFLKIFGANFMIPPIINVVLTTISMGLIYFIARRIGGVRTAITASVLWILLPSQTMYNMFALSEPLYCTILLLAWAIMIIVYDKIENMKIAKVLMYSILLAALLVLINMARPIAAVPIIALAIWMFIIDTKHIGNKKLLINKLAYVGVIIIGYLVMSSAANHYVTLRLGEEIATVPGYNIHVGFNKGASGTWNPGDSALLYHYSGQPGWSAQDVQKQMLEEAKKRIKNDDIDFGKLMYDKFIIFLGNDDQAVKYADPIMDHKVRYTIISNVFYYFLLVTSLFGALVAIKNKNKSSLLIICLYVIGLTMAQMIVEVAPRYHYSATIPMIFLAAFGIKHIYNKKRI, encoded by the coding sequence TTGGAACGTTTTTCTGGATTATTTTCAACTTTTTCTACACGTGCCATATACGGCATTTATAGCTTTTTCGTTGCAATATTAATTTTTGATTATTTTTCAGATACTCAAAAGTATAATTATGTAATGATATTAGTTGGAGTTTTATTATTATGTACAATTGGAAACTTTATACTTAGCAGTGGATCGCTATATCTTGAAAGAGTAAATGAAAAAATATGTTTTTTTGTACTACTAATTATTTGTTTAGCAGTGAAAACTGCATGGATTGTTACATATAAGATTGATCCGATTGGTGATTATGAAGCCTTTTTCAATACTGCAAAAGCATTAGGTGATAACTTTGTTATTCATGATAGATATGTAGCACTATTTCCACATATTTTTGGTTATGCTTCATTCTTAAGTATCTTCCTAAAAATATTTGGGGCAAACTTTATGATTCCGCCAATTATTAATGTTGTTTTAACTACAATTTCGATGGGATTAATATATTTTATAGCTAGACGAATTGGTGGAGTGAGAACAGCGATAACAGCAAGTGTTTTATGGATTCTCTTACCATCACAAACGATGTATAACATGTTTGCACTTTCAGAACCGTTGTATTGTACAATACTGTTATTAGCCTGGGCAATTATGATAATTGTTTATGATAAAATTGAAAATATGAAGATTGCAAAGGTTCTTATGTATTCAATTCTATTAGCTGCATTACTTGTATTAATAAATATGGCAAGACCAATTGCAGCAGTGCCAATTATAGCCTTAGCGATATGGATGTTTATTATAGATACAAAGCATATCGGGAATAAAAAGCTACTTATTAATAAGTTGGCATACGTAGGGGTTATCATTATTGGATACTTAGTGATGTCTTCAGCGGCAAATCATTATGTAACATTACGTTTAGGTGAAGAGATAGCAACAGTGCCGGGATACAATATTCATGTAGGATTTAATAAGGGAGCCTCAGGAACATGGAATCCAGGAGATTCAGCGTTACTATATCATTATAGTGGTCAACCAGGATGGAGTGCTCAGGACGTTCAAAAGCAAATGCTTGAAGAAGCGAAAAAGAGAATCAAAAACGATGATATAGATTTCGGGAAACTAATGTATGATAAATTTATTATCTTTTTAGGTAATGATGATCAAGCTGTTAAATATGCAGATCCAATTATGGACCATAAAGTACGCTATACTATAATTTCTAATGTTTTCTATTACTTTTTACTAGTTACTTCACTGTTCGGAGCGTTAGTAGCTATAAAAAATAAAAATAAATCTTCACTTTTAATTATTTGTTTATATGTGATTGGGCTAACAATGGCACAAATGATAGTAGAAGTAGCACCGAGATATCATTATTCGGCTACAATACCTATGATCTTTTTAGCTGCTTTTGGCATTAAGCATATTTACAATAAAAAAAGAATATAA
- a CDS encoding GtrA family protein produces the protein MEKLLKFGLVGIFNTLITIISFWILLKFGMNYLIANTIAYLIGVANSYYWNKNWVFKPNNKSTSMFFKFLTVNLIVLGFNTLCLFILVDKLTVNKLIAQIFAIGVGMVINFVLNKIWTFNQTEKATN, from the coding sequence ATGGAGAAACTCTTAAAGTTTGGTTTAGTAGGGATCTTTAATACACTCATTACAATTATTAGCTTTTGGATATTATTAAAATTCGGGATGAACTACCTGATTGCGAATACCATTGCCTATTTAATTGGTGTTGCCAATAGCTACTATTGGAATAAAAATTGGGTGTTTAAACCTAATAATAAAAGCACGTCAATGTTCTTTAAATTTCTAACTGTAAATTTAATTGTATTGGGTTTTAATACATTATGTTTATTTATATTGGTAGATAAACTTACTGTCAATAAATTAATTGCACAGATCTTCGCAATTGGTGTCGGAATGGTTATAAATTTTGTCCTTAATAAAATTTGGACATTCAACCAAACGGAAAAGGCTACTAATTAA
- a CDS encoding glycosyltransferase family 2 protein, with the protein MQKLISVVVPMYFEEEVAQECYNRLKSVMLQNDINYEFVFVNDGSTDRTMEILSEIAANDYRTKIVNFARNFGHQVAVTAGIAAAKGDAIVIIDADLQDPPEVIPELIAKWEEGYEVVYAKRKQRKGETWFKLLTAKYFYKFLNYMSDIDIPKDTGDFRIIDRKVADVFNQMTERNRFIRGMMSWVGFRQTYVEYERDERFAGETKYPLKKMIKFASDGIIAFSTKPLRIVMSLGLLSVLISIIVLLYTITVKIIGNGTQTGWASIMVAITFFSGIQLLGLGIVGQYIARIYDESKNRPIYIVKETINIDQEETALKKEKVNA; encoded by the coding sequence ATGCAAAAATTAATCTCGGTTGTAGTTCCTATGTACTTCGAGGAAGAAGTAGCACAGGAATGTTATAACCGTTTAAAGTCCGTTATGCTTCAAAATGATATTAATTACGAGTTTGTCTTTGTAAACGACGGTAGTACAGATCGTACAATGGAAATCTTATCTGAGATTGCAGCAAATGATTACCGTACAAAAATCGTTAACTTCGCTCGTAACTTTGGTCACCAAGTAGCTGTTACAGCTGGTATCGCTGCTGCAAAAGGTGACGCTATTGTAATTATAGATGCAGACTTACAAGATCCGCCTGAAGTTATTCCTGAACTTATTGCAAAATGGGAAGAAGGATATGAAGTTGTTTATGCAAAACGTAAGCAACGTAAAGGTGAAACTTGGTTTAAACTTTTAACAGCTAAATATTTCTATAAGTTCTTAAACTACATGTCTGATATCGATATCCCAAAAGATACTGGTGATTTCCGAATCATCGATCGCAAAGTAGCTGATGTTTTCAATCAAATGACTGAGCGAAATCGCTTCATCCGCGGTATGATGTCTTGGGTTGGCTTCCGCCAAACGTATGTTGAATATGAACGCGATGAGCGCTTTGCTGGTGAAACAAAATATCCATTAAAGAAAATGATTAAATTTGCATCTGACGGCATTATTGCATTTTCGACAAAGCCATTACGCATCGTTATGTCTTTAGGTTTATTATCAGTTCTAATTTCTATAATTGTCTTACTATATACAATTACTGTGAAAATTATCGGCAATGGTACACAAACAGGTTGGGCATCTATTATGGTTGCTATTACATTCTTTAGCGGTATTCAATTACTTGGTCTTGGAATCGTTGGTCAGTATATCGCTCGTATTTATGACGAAAGTAAAAACCGTCCGATTTATATCGTAAAAGAAACAATCAACATTGACCAAGAAGAGACTGCACTGAAAAAAGAAAAAGTGAATGCATAA
- a CDS encoding TetR/AcrR family transcriptional regulator, with translation MKEKERLIIEMAMKLFATKGVNATSVQEIVTACGISKGAFYLYFKSKEELLLATLRYYYDKIQNKMMDIEKESLLPREKFAKQLHCQFNDIQKHKEFIIMHARENAIPFNKEVEEFMMRMKLESHAFYRNSLLSIYGDKVMPYLLDLVIMVEGICRGYLELIILQAPEIDLSYVSAFILKRVDDLVDGLVKSSEEPVLHEEKLGEFLCKSELIKEQVKEHFLKEIIVFKRTLADQLEDEELLVTLDVLEAEMRLPNPRIPVIQGMLSNLEVYPNLKEFRLRLMGYYNIKR, from the coding sequence ATGAAAGAAAAAGAGCGCTTAATTATAGAGATGGCTATGAAGTTATTTGCGACTAAGGGTGTAAATGCGACATCAGTGCAGGAAATTGTGACAGCTTGTGGCATATCTAAGGGAGCCTTTTATTTATACTTTAAATCGAAAGAGGAACTTTTATTAGCAACACTCCGATATTACTATGACAAGATTCAAAACAAAATGATGGATATTGAAAAAGAGTCGTTATTGCCACGTGAAAAATTTGCAAAACAACTGCATTGCCAGTTTAACGATATACAAAAGCATAAAGAATTCATTATTATGCATGCCAGAGAAAATGCTATTCCCTTTAATAAAGAAGTAGAAGAATTTATGATGCGGATGAAGTTAGAGTCTCACGCCTTTTATCGAAATAGTTTACTGTCTATTTATGGTGATAAGGTTATGCCATATTTATTAGATTTAGTCATTATGGTAGAAGGCATATGCCGTGGATATTTAGAATTAATTATTTTACAAGCGCCAGAAATCGACTTATCTTACGTCTCTGCGTTTATTTTGAAAAGAGTAGACGATTTAGTAGATGGATTGGTAAAATCTTCGGAAGAACCTGTGTTACATGAAGAAAAGCTTGGAGAATTTCTTTGTAAATCAGAGCTTATTAAGGAGCAGGTTAAGGAACACTTTTTAAAAGAAATTATTGTGTTTAAACGTACATTAGCTGATCAATTAGAAGATGAGGAATTGCTTGTTACGTTAGATGTTTTAGAGGCAGAAATGAGGTTGCCAAATCCAAGGATTCCGGTTATACAAGGAATGCTGTCTAATTTAGAAGTATATCCAAATTTAAAAGAATTTCGTTTGAGACTTATGGGCTATTACAATATAAAAAGGTAA
- a CDS encoding efflux RND transporter permease subunit, producing the protein MNKIINFSLKNKFAVWLLTIIVTIAGIYSGLNMKLETIPDITTPVVTVTTVYPGATPEEVADKVSKPMEEQLQNLSGVNVVSSSSFQNASSIQVEYDFDKNMEKAETEIKDALANVKLPEGVKDPKVSRVNFNAFPVISLSVASKNESLATLTENVEKNVVPGLKGLDGVASVQISGQQVDEVQLVFKKDKMKELGLSEDTVKNVIKGSDVSLPLGLYTFKDTEKSVVVDGNITTMKALKELKIPAVPSSASSQGSQTAGAGAQMPQMNPAAMNGIPTVTLSEIADIKEVGKAESISRTNGKEAIGIQIVKAADANTVDVVNAVKDKVKELEKKYKDLEIISTFDQGAPIEKSVETMLSKAIFGAIFAIVIIMLFLRNIRTTLISVVSIPLSLLIAVLVIKQMDITLNIMTLGAMTVAIGRVVDDSIVVIENIYRRMSLSEEKLRGKDLIREATKEMFIPIMSSTIVTIAVFLPLGLVKGMIGEMFLPFALTIVFALLASLLVAVTIVPMLAHSLFKKESMREKEVHHEEKPSKLANIYKRILAWALNHKIITSSIAVLLLVGSLALVPIIGVSFLPSEEEKMIIATYNPEPGQTLEDVEKIATKAEKHFQDNKDVKTIQFSLGGENPMSPGQSNQAMFFVQYDNDTKNFEKEKEQVVKDLQKMSGKGEWKNQDFGASGGSNEIKLYVYGDSSEDIKPVVKDIQNIMKKNKDLKDIDSSIAKTYAEYTLVADQEKLSKMGLTAAQIGMGLSNQHDRPVLTTIKKDGKDVNVYVEAEKQTYETIDDLTNRKITTPLGNEVAVKDVMTVKEGETSNTVKHRDGRVYAEVSAKLTSDDVSKASAAVQKEVDKMDLPSGVDVSMGGVTKDIEESFKQLGLAMLAAIAIVYFVLVVTFGGALAPFAILFSLPFTIIGALVALLISGETLSVSAMIGALMLIGIVVTNAIVLIDRVIHKENEGLSTREALLEAGATRLRPILMTAIATIGALIPLALGFEGSGLISKGLGVTVIGGLTSSTLLTLLIVPIVYEVLSKFKKKKAK; encoded by the coding sequence ATGAACAAAATTATTAATTTTTCGTTAAAAAATAAGTTCGCGGTTTGGCTACTAACCATTATCGTTACCATTGCAGGGATTTATTCTGGGCTAAATATGAAGCTGGAAACAATTCCTGATATTACAACACCTGTTGTAACAGTAACCACGGTTTATCCTGGTGCTACACCAGAAGAAGTAGCTGATAAAGTTTCAAAACCGATGGAAGAGCAACTGCAAAATTTAAGTGGTGTAAATGTTGTTAGTTCATCATCTTTTCAAAATGCATCTTCTATTCAGGTAGAATATGATTTTGATAAAAATATGGAAAAGGCTGAAACGGAAATAAAAGACGCTCTTGCAAATGTAAAACTGCCAGAAGGCGTAAAGGATCCGAAAGTTTCACGTGTAAACTTCAATGCCTTTCCTGTTATTTCATTAAGTGTAGCAAGTAAAAATGAATCTTTAGCTACCTTAACTGAAAATGTAGAAAAAAATGTTGTTCCAGGATTAAAAGGACTTGATGGGGTCGCATCTGTTCAAATTTCAGGTCAACAAGTAGATGAAGTACAACTTGTCTTTAAAAAAGATAAGATGAAAGAATTAGGTTTAAGTGAAGATACTGTAAAAAATGTAATTAAAGGATCGGACGTATCTTTACCACTTGGCCTATATACATTTAAAGACACAGAAAAATCAGTTGTTGTAGATGGAAATATTACAACAATGAAAGCATTAAAAGAACTAAAAATCCCTGCTGTTCCTTCATCAGCAAGCAGTCAAGGAAGTCAAACTGCTGGAGCTGGTGCACAAATGCCGCAAATGAATCCAGCCGCTATGAACGGGATTCCGACAGTTACATTAAGCGAAATTGCTGACATTAAGGAAGTCGGAAAAGCAGAGTCTATTTCTCGAACAAATGGAAAAGAAGCAATTGGAATTCAAATTGTCAAAGCTGCTGACGCCAACACAGTTGATGTTGTAAATGCAGTGAAAGATAAAGTAAAAGAACTTGAGAAAAAATATAAAGACTTAGAGATTATTTCAACATTCGACCAAGGTGCACCTATTGAGAAATCAGTAGAAACAATGCTGAGCAAAGCCATTTTTGGTGCTATTTTTGCGATTGTTATTATTATGCTGTTCCTACGAAATATCCGAACAACATTAATCTCTGTCGTTTCCATACCACTTTCTTTATTAATTGCTGTATTAGTCATAAAGCAAATGGATATTACACTTAACATTATGACGCTCGGAGCAATGACAGTCGCTATCGGGCGGGTTGTGGATGACTCTATTGTTGTTATTGAAAATATTTACCGACGTATGTCATTGTCAGAAGAGAAATTACGCGGAAAAGATTTAATTCGTGAAGCTACGAAAGAAATGTTTATCCCGATTATGTCTTCTACCATTGTAACAATTGCTGTATTCTTACCACTTGGACTAGTAAAAGGCATGATTGGCGAGATGTTCTTACCATTCGCCTTAACTATCGTCTTCGCTTTATTAGCATCATTACTAGTGGCAGTTACAATTGTGCCAATGCTAGCTCATTCTTTATTTAAAAAAGAGAGCATGAGAGAAAAAGAAGTACATCATGAAGAAAAACCAAGTAAATTAGCAAATATTTATAAACGCATACTTGCATGGGCTTTAAATCACAAAATTATTACATCAAGTATTGCTGTCCTTCTATTAGTTGGTAGTCTTGCACTTGTGCCAATTATCGGTGTAAGTTTCTTACCATCTGAAGAAGAAAAAATGATCATTGCAACGTACAACCCTGAACCAGGTCAAACGTTAGAAGACGTTGAAAAAATTGCAACGAAAGCTGAGAAGCACTTCCAAGATAATAAAGACGTCAAAACAATTCAATTCTCATTAGGTGGCGAAAACCCAATGAGTCCTGGTCAATCAAACCAAGCAATGTTCTTCGTACAATATGATAACGACACAAAAAACTTTGAAAAAGAGAAAGAACAAGTCGTTAAAGATTTACAGAAGATGTCTGGAAAAGGCGAATGGAAAAACCAAGACTTCGGAGCAAGTGGCGGTAGTAACGAAATCAAACTATACGTTTACGGAGATAGCTCGGAAGACATTAAGCCTGTCGTAAAAGATATTCAAAATATCATGAAGAAAAATAAAGACTTAAAGGATATAGACTCTAGTATTGCAAAAACATATGCAGAATACACTTTAGTCGCTGATCAGGAAAAACTAAGTAAAATGGGTCTAACAGCTGCACAAATCGGAATGGGACTTTCTAATCAACATGATCGCCCTGTTCTGACAACAATTAAAAAAGACGGTAAAGATGTCAATGTATATGTAGAAGCTGAAAAACAAACTTATGAAACAATCGATGACTTAACAAATCGTAAAATTACAACGCCACTTGGTAATGAAGTGGCTGTGAAAGATGTCATGACTGTAAAAGAAGGAGAAACTTCAAATACAGTGAAACACCGCGATGGCCGTGTTTATGCGGAAGTAAGTGCAAAACTAACATCTGATGATGTTTCAAAAGCATCCGCCGCGGTTCAAAAAGAAGTAGATAAAATGGATCTTCCTTCTGGCGTAGATGTTTCTATGGGCGGCGTTACAAAAGATATTGAAGAATCATTCAAACAACTTGGCTTAGCGATGTTAGCTGCGATTGCCATTGTATACTTCGTTCTTGTCGTTACATTTGGCGGTGCTCTTGCACCATTCGCAATTTTATTCTCGCTACCATTTACAATCATCGGAGCTCTTGTTGCCTTACTAATCTCTGGTGAAACGTTAAGTGTCTCTGCAATGATCGGTGCGCTTATGTTAATCGGTATCGTTGTAACAAACGCAATCGTGCTTATCGACCGCGTTATTCATAAAGAAAATGAAGGTCTATCAACACGTGAAGCTTTATTAGAAGCTGGTGCAACACGCCTTCGCCCGATTTTAATGACTGCAATTGCAACAATCGGTGCCCTTATCCCGCTTGCATTAGGATTTGAAGGTAGCGGCTTAATTTCTAAAGGACTTGGTGTAACAGTAATTGGTGGATTAACAAGTTCAACATTATTAACACTTCTTATTGTTCCAATCGTTTATGAAGTATTAAGCAAGTTCAAAAAGAAAAAAGCAAAATAA
- the msrB gene encoding peptide-methionine (R)-S-oxide reductase MsrB, with protein MAVNEKVELATFAGGCFWCMVSPFEEMVGIIKVVSGYTGGHKENPTYKEVCSETTGHYEAVQITFDANKMPYEELLNIYWRQIDPTDVGGQFHDRGQSYETVIFYHNEEQHKKAEASKEELAKCGRFSKPIATKILPAATFYPAEEYHQGYHKKNTFRYELYRKGSGRDAFIKQHWPKDNAHLKEKLNDMQFYVTQENGTEPPFRNEYWNHKEEGLYVDIVSGEPLFTSIDKFDSGCGWPSFTKPVMSASVKEKMDVSHNMTRTEVRSKEGDSHLGHVFPDGPGPNGLRYCINSAALRFIPKEELEKEGYGDFLMLFGNKK; from the coding sequence ATGGCTGTAAATGAAAAGGTAGAGTTAGCTACATTTGCTGGAGGATGCTTCTGGTGTATGGTTTCGCCATTTGAAGAGATGGTAGGAATTATAAAGGTTGTTTCTGGCTATACAGGTGGTCATAAAGAGAATCCAACATATAAAGAAGTATGTTCAGAAACGACGGGACATTATGAGGCAGTACAAATTACATTTGATGCAAATAAAATGCCGTATGAGGAGTTATTAAATATATATTGGAGACAAATTGATCCGACTGATGTAGGCGGGCAATTCCACGATCGCGGACAGTCTTACGAAACAGTGATTTTTTATCATAATGAAGAACAACATAAAAAAGCAGAGGCTTCAAAAGAAGAGCTTGCAAAGTGCGGGCGCTTTTCAAAGCCGATTGCGACAAAAATATTGCCAGCTGCTACGTTTTATCCAGCTGAAGAATATCACCAAGGATATCATAAGAAAAACACATTCCGCTACGAGTTATACCGTAAGGGCTCAGGGCGAGATGCATTTATTAAGCAACATTGGCCAAAGGATAATGCTCATTTAAAAGAAAAACTGAATGATATGCAATTTTATGTAACACAGGAAAATGGTACAGAACCACCATTTCGAAATGAGTATTGGAATCATAAAGAAGAAGGTCTTTATGTAGATATCGTTTCAGGTGAACCGTTATTTACTTCTATAGATAAATTTGATAGTGGATGTGGTTGGCCTAGTTTTACGAAGCCGGTTATGTCAGCAAGTGTGAAAGAAAAAATGGATGTGAGTCATAATATGACGCGTACAGAAGTGAGAAGTAAGGAAGGAGATTCACATCTCGGGCACGTATTTCCAGACGGTCCAGGACCGAATGGACTTCGTTATTGTATAAATTCAGCAGCTCTTCGATTTATTCCGAAAGAGGAATTAGAAAAAGAAGGCTATGGTGATTTCCTAATGTTGTTTGGAAATAAAAAATAA
- a CDS encoding AI-2E family transporter — protein MQIKNLFQSKGFQRLLVLVILALVLYGLQSMLNLILITFILTYLMDRFQKFISRKLDHFMPINRKLIIAFLYVMLIGGIAITLFKYLPVLTIQISQLIYQFNVFLRNPPDSELIKYAVNAVNHMELSKYVGQGVDILYKSITNVGKFGLQVLLSLILSLFFLLEKARIVAFTAKFKESRLAIFYTEIEYFGKKFARSFGKVIEAQFLIAVVNCVLSVIALWILGFPQLLGLALMIFLLGLIPVAGVIISLFPLCMIAYNIGGIMYVVYILVIVTVIHALESYVLNPKFMSQKTNLPIFYTFMVLIFSEHFLGVWGLIIGIPIFIFLLDVLDVTSDEMEKDVRTK, from the coding sequence AAGGATTTCAGAGGTTACTCGTATTAGTAATACTTGCTCTCGTGTTATATGGGCTGCAAAGTATGTTGAATTTAATATTAATTACGTTTATTCTTACGTATTTAATGGATCGATTCCAAAAGTTTATTTCTCGCAAATTAGACCACTTTATGCCCATTAATCGAAAGCTCATTATAGCATTTCTATATGTCATGTTAATTGGTGGAATTGCTATTACGCTATTTAAATATTTACCAGTGTTAACAATACAAATTTCACAATTAATTTATCAATTTAACGTATTTTTAAGAAACCCACCAGATAGTGAATTAATTAAGTATGCAGTTAATGCTGTCAATCATATGGAACTTTCGAAGTATGTAGGACAAGGCGTTGACATTTTGTATAAATCGATTACGAATGTTGGAAAATTTGGCCTTCAAGTGTTACTTTCTTTAATCTTAAGTTTATTTTTCTTATTGGAGAAAGCTCGCATCGTTGCTTTTACTGCAAAATTTAAAGAAAGTCGACTTGCAATTTTCTATACTGAAATCGAGTACTTCGGTAAGAAATTTGCACGTTCATTCGGAAAAGTAATCGAAGCCCAATTTTTAATTGCAGTTGTTAACTGCGTTTTATCCGTTATTGCACTATGGATATTAGGATTCCCACAATTATTAGGTTTAGCATTAATGATCTTCTTACTTGGTTTAATTCCAGTAGCTGGGGTTATCATTTCGTTATTCCCGCTTTGTATGATTGCTTACAATATCGGCGGTATTATGTACGTGGTTTATATTTTAGTTATCGTAACAGTCATTCATGCGCTTGAAAGTTACGTGTTAAATCCGAAGTTTATGTCGCAAAAAACAAACTTACCTATTTTCTATACGTTTATGGTATTAATCTTCTCAGAACACTTCTTAGGTGTGTGGGGATTAATTATCGGTATTCCAATCTTTATTTTCTTATTAGATGTCTTAGATGTGACAAGTGATGAAATGGAGAAGGACGTTAGAACAAAATAA